The Chitinophaga lutea genome contains the following window.
ATGCTGGAGCAGGTACAACCGGATGGATTGCAGGGCCTGCACCATATGGTTTTTCACGGTGAAGCGGGAAATGCTCAGTTCCCGGGCGATTTCCTCGTAGCTCATGCCCTTTTCGCGGGCCAGCTGGTAAATCTTCTTCCGTTGGGGTGGAAGGCTGTTAACGGCGGTATGGAGCATCCGCTCACATTCCCGGTTCCGCACGCGGTAGTCGGTATCGTTGGCCGCTTCCGCGGCATATTGCAGATCTTTCTGCGCCGCCTGTTCGTAAGCGGCTTTTTTGAACTGGTTGAAGATACAGTTGCGGGCGATGATAAAAAGATAATTGCGGGCGTCGCGTACGGCGGCCAGCTTTTCCCTGTTTTCCCAAAGTTTGCGGAATACTTCCTGTACGATTTCGCGGGAAGCGTCGTGGTCCTTGATGTACAATGAAGCGACCTGGAGAATATGCGCTTCATAACGGTGGTACAGTGCGGTAAAGGCGCTCTCATCCCCTGCCGCAACGTGCTGCAACAGCACCTGCTCGTGATCGTTCCATAACATGTTTGCCTC
Protein-coding sequences here:
- a CDS encoding RNA polymerase sigma-70 factor, producing the protein MLWNDHEQVLLQHVAAGDESAFTALYHRYEAHILQVASLYIKDHDASREIVQEVFRKLWENREKLAAVRDARNYLFIIARNCIFNQFKKAAYEQAAQKDLQYAAEAANDTDYRVRNRECERMLHTAVNSLPPQRKKIYQLAREKGMSYEEIARELSISRFTVKNHMVQALQSIRLYLLQHLHTTVALVCLLAGL